A section of the Lepus europaeus isolate LE1 chromosome 10, mLepTim1.pri, whole genome shotgun sequence genome encodes:
- the ABHD16B gene encoding protein ABHD16B, with protein sequence MCVICFVKALVHVFKIYLTANYTYNFRSWPVDFRWDDVRAASGGGSGHRALTCAAAAAGVWLLRDAALGGDAPGRPPRGARSQAQCLLQQIRELPGQLASYALAHSLGRWLVYPGSMSLMTRALLPLLQQGQERLVERYRGRRAKLVACDGNEIDTMFMDRRQDPGSEGRGLRLVICCEGNAGFYEMGCLLAPLEAGYSVLGWNHPGFGGSTGAPFPQHDANAMDVVVKYALHRLQFPAAHVVVYGWSIGGFTATWATMTYPELGALVLDATFDDLVPLALKVMPHSWKGLVVRTVREHFNLNVAEQLCCYPGPVLLLRRTQDDVVSTSGRLPPPPAPGDVQGNRGNELLLRLLQHRYPAVMAREGRAAVTRWLRVGSLAQEAAFYARYRVDEDWCLALLRAYRARCHEELADGEAWGPHGPAFPWLVGQGLSPRRRRQLALFLARQHLKNVEATHCSPLEPEEFQMPWGL encoded by the coding sequence ATGTGCGTCATCTGCTTCGTGAAGGCCCTGGTGCACGTGTTCAAGATCTACCTGACCGCCAACTACACCTACAACTTCCGCAGCTGGCCCGTGGACTTCCGCTGGGATGACGTGCGCGCGGCCAGCGGGGGCGGCAGTGGCCACCGCGCGCTCAcgtgcgcggcggcggcggcgggcgtgTGGCTGCTGCGTGACGCGGCGCTGGGAGGGGACGCGCCGGGACGGCCGCCGCGTGGGGCGCGCAGCCAGGCGCAGTGCCTGCTGCAGCAGATCCGCGAGCTGCCGGGCCAGCTGGCCAGCTACGCGCTGGCGCACTCGCTGGGCCGCTGGCTCGTGTACCCTGGCTCCATGTCCCTGATGACGCGCGCGCTGCTGCCCCTgctgcagcagggccaggagcGCCTGGTGGAGCGCTACCGCGGTCGGCGCGCCAAGCTGGTGGCCTGCGACGGGAACGAGATCGACACCATGTTCATGGACCGCCGCCAGGACCCGGGCAGCGAGGGCCGCGGCCTGCGCCTGGTCATCTGCTGCGAAGGCAACGCCGGCTTCTACGAGATGGGCTGCCTCTTGGCGCCCCTGGAGGCCGGCTACTCGGTGCTGGGCTGGAACCACCCCGGCTTCGGGGGCAGCACGGGCGCGCCCTTCCCGCAGCACGACGCCAACGCCATGGACGTGGTGGTCAAGTACGCGCTGCACCGCCTGCAATTCCCGGCCGCCCACGTGGTGGTCTACGGCTGGTCCATCGGCGGTTTCACGGCCACCTGGGCCACCATGACCTACCCGGAGCTGGGCGCGCTGGTGCTGGACGCCACCTTCGACGACCTGGTGCCGCTGGCGCTCAAGGTCATGCCGCACAGCTGGAAGGGGCTGGTGGTGCGCACGGTGCGCGAGCACTTCAACCTCAATGTGGCCGAGCAGCTGTGCTGCTACCCGGGGCCCGTGCTGCTGCTGCGGCGCACGCAGGACGACGTGGTCAGCACCTCGGGccgcctgccgccgccgccagcgcCCGGCGACGTGCAGGGCAACCGCGGCAACGAGCTActgctccggctgctgcagcacCGCTACCCGGCCGTGATGGCGCGCGAGGGCCGCGCGGCTGTGACCCGCTGGCTGCGCGtgggcagcctggcccaggaggcGGCCTTCTACGCGCGCTACCGCGTGGACGAGGACTGGTGCCTGGCGCTGCTGCGCGCCTACCGCGCTCGCTGCCACGAGGAACTCGCAGACGGCGAGGCCTGGGGGCCGCACGGGCCCGCCTTCCCGTGGCTCGTGGGCCAGGGCCTGAGCCCGCGGCGGCGCCGGCAGCTGGCGCTCTTCCTGGCGCGCCAGCACCTCAAGAACGTGGAGGCGACTCACTGCAGCCCGCTGGAGCCCGAGGAGTTCCAGATGCCCTGGGGGCTGTAG